A single region of the Anopheles funestus chromosome X, idAnoFuneDA-416_04, whole genome shotgun sequence genome encodes:
- the LOC125768893 gene encoding uncharacterized protein LOC125768893 isoform X2 translates to MELPEFNGDFKKWNHFKSVFYKTSEEAKFSDLENLNRLQKALKGDALECVSGLMLDAQNIEGILQRLEKEFGTPDLIYSALLKELLAVENPTMQKPKSFITFMHALNNLVINMNTIGEPEYLNDQRLLKDLENKIPTNLKHKWYNHILADNENYGRSKLRTLEDFAKWLKPTENLAIMLTADVANDVVNSQSHQHNQQLGHRNFRAQPRQQFQANIQSQPRRRMGCLICGQNHRTTECFQFQNMSAERRWETVRRLRICSNCCNQSNHDAQNCFLPPQCRQYGCRARHHTLLHRTTPTGLRQVENVNIHHGTDLPELYFPIIPVTLRHNNREVDTFAFMDTGSSASLIHRELKEELQVNGSPRPFSLAWTNGSIQDEPESQTISISVKDQDGRFISLDGLRTVESMVLPKQTVNGMELRRKYRHLRGIDLQSYRDGAPKLIIGLPHAHLICALQTRTGQAGGPIAIQTHLGWVLLGTNYLNSKQPKLFSLIEAKNANKDIASTMRNHVPKEDFGVKLNYKIPQPKDEKRVEIEKTIRKTETVHEIGKTEVVSIPEECGQSLRRLQSLERKLTRDGTSEKLHRKETDAYGKKDCARENDRSETIRDKFSPKANYVPNFAIVKYNKPIRKPRLVFDTGTRSKQRSLAI, encoded by the exons ATGGAGCTTCCTGAATTTAATGGTGATTTTAAAAAGTGGAACCATTTCAAAtcagtgttttataaaacaagtgaAGAGGCTAAATTTTCAGATTTGGAAAATCTAAATCGTCTGCAAAAGGCTCTGAAGGGAGATGCCCTGGAATGCGTGAGTGGTTTGATGCTCGATGCGCAAAATATCGAAGGAATTTTACAGCGATTAGAGAAGGAATTTGGTACGCCTGATTTGATATACAGTGCGTTATTAAAAGAATTGCTAGCAGTAGAGAACCCAACGATGCAGAAGCcgaaaagttttataacgTTTATGCATGCGTTAAACAACCTGGTCATAAACATGAACACTATAGGAGAGCCAGAATATTTAAACGACCAACGTCTTTTAAAGGACTTGGAAAATAAGATTCccactaatttaaaacacaagtgGTACAATCATATCTTGGCAGACAACGAGAATTATGGTAGAAGCAAGCTTAGGACTCTCGAGGATTTTGCTAAGTGGCTTAAGCCCACAGAAAATTTAGCTATTATGCTAACAGCGGATGTTGCAAATGATGTTGTGAACTCACAATCGCATCAGCACAACCAACAGTTAGGTCATAGGAATTTTCGTGCTCAACCACGACAACAGTTCCAAGCGAATATCCAATCGCAACCAAGGCGTAGAATGGGTTGCTTGATTTGTGGCCAAAATCATAGGACGAcagaatgttttcaatttcaaaacatgtcGGCCGAACGAAGATGGGAAACGGTTAGGCGGTTGCGCATTTGCTCAAACTGTTGCAACCAGTCGAATCATGAcgcccaaaattgttttctgccACCACAATGTCGGCAATACGGATGTAGAGCGAGACACCATACCCTACTACATAGAACAACTCCTACTGGCTTAAGACAG GTTGAGAACGTTAATATTCACCACGGTACTGATTTGCCTGAGTTATATTTTCCAATCATCCCAGTAACGCTTCGTCATAATAATAGGGAGGTCGACACATTCGCGTTCATGGATACGGGTTCATCTGCGAGTTTAATACATCGAGAGCTCAAAGAAGAGTTGCAGGTAAATGGATCTCCACGACCATTTTCGCTAGCTTGGACTAACGGATCAATACAAGATGAGCCGGAAAGTCAAACCATCTCGATCTCGGTTAAGGATCAGGATGGGAGATTTATAAGCCTTGATGGATTAAGGACAGTAGAATCTATGGTGCTGCCAAAACAAACAGTTAACGGAATGGAACTTAGAAGAAAATATCGCCATTTGAGAGGCATCGATTTACAAAGCTATCGTGATGGAGCTCCGAAGCTAATTATCGGATTACCACATGCGCATCTAATATGCGCATTGCAAACCAGAACTGGGCAAGCAGGCGGACCGATAGCAATTCAAACCCACTTGGGATGGGTATTGTTAGGAACAAATTATCTTAATAGCAAGCAACCAAAACTCTTTTCTctaatcgaagcaaaaaatgctaacaagGATATAGCGAGCACGATGAGAAATCACGTCCCAAAGGAAGATTTCGgtgttaaattgaattataagaTACCGCAGCCCAAGGACGAAAAGAGggtggaaatagaaaaaactataaggaaaacagaaactgTTCACGAGATAGGGAAAACGGAAGTCGTCAGTATACCAGAAGAATGTGGTCAGTCTTTGAGGCGACTACAAAGcctggaaagaaaattgacaCGAGATGGAACGTCAGAAAAATTACACCGTAAGGAAACAGACGCATACGGCAAAAAAGATTGCGCGCGTGAAAACGATCGAAGTGAGACAATAAGAGATAAGTTTAGTCCCAAGGCTAATTATGTACCAAACTTTGCTATAGTAAAGTACAACAAACCTATACGTAAACCAAGACTGGTCTTTGACACAGGTACAAGAAGTAAACAGCGTTCTCTCGCTATTTAA
- the LOC125768893 gene encoding uncharacterized protein LOC125768893 isoform X1, with protein MELPEFNGDFKKWNHFKSVFYKTSEEAKFSDLENLNRLQKALKGDALECVSGLMLDAQNIEGILQRLEKEFGTPDLIYSALLKELLAVENPTMQKPKSFITFMHALNNLVINMNTIGEPEYLNDQRLLKDLENKIPTNLKHKWYNHILADNENYGRSKLRTLEDFAKWLKPTENLAIMLTADVANDVVNSQSHQHNQQLGHRNFRAQPRQQFQANIQSQPRRRMGCLICGQNHRTTECFQFQNMSAERRWETVRRLRICSNCCNQSNHDAQNCFLPPQCRQYGCRARHHTLLHRTTPTGLRQVENVNIHHGTDLPGLRQVENVNIHHGTDLPELYFPIIPVTLRHNNREVDTFAFMDTGSSASLIHRELKEELQVNGSPRPFSLAWTNGSIQDEPESQTISISVKDQDGRFISLDGLRTVESMVLPKQTVNGMELRRKYRHLRGIDLQSYRDGAPKLIIGLPHAHLICALQTRTGQAGGPIAIQTHLGWVLLGTNYLNSKQPKLFSLIEAKNANKDIASTMRNHVPKEDFGVKLNYKIPQPKDEKRVEIEKTIRKTETVHEIGKTEVVSIPEECGQSLRRLQSLERKLTRDGTSEKLHRKETDAYGKKDCARENDRSETIRDKFSPKANYVPNFAIVKYNKPIRKPRLVFDTGTRSKQRSLAI; from the exons ATGGAGCTTCCTGAATTTAATGGTGATTTTAAAAAGTGGAACCATTTCAAAtcagtgttttataaaacaagtgaAGAGGCTAAATTTTCAGATTTGGAAAATCTAAATCGTCTGCAAAAGGCTCTGAAGGGAGATGCCCTGGAATGCGTGAGTGGTTTGATGCTCGATGCGCAAAATATCGAAGGAATTTTACAGCGATTAGAGAAGGAATTTGGTACGCCTGATTTGATATACAGTGCGTTATTAAAAGAATTGCTAGCAGTAGAGAACCCAACGATGCAGAAGCcgaaaagttttataacgTTTATGCATGCGTTAAACAACCTGGTCATAAACATGAACACTATAGGAGAGCCAGAATATTTAAACGACCAACGTCTTTTAAAGGACTTGGAAAATAAGATTCccactaatttaaaacacaagtgGTACAATCATATCTTGGCAGACAACGAGAATTATGGTAGAAGCAAGCTTAGGACTCTCGAGGATTTTGCTAAGTGGCTTAAGCCCACAGAAAATTTAGCTATTATGCTAACAGCGGATGTTGCAAATGATGTTGTGAACTCACAATCGCATCAGCACAACCAACAGTTAGGTCATAGGAATTTTCGTGCTCAACCACGACAACAGTTCCAAGCGAATATCCAATCGCAACCAAGGCGTAGAATGGGTTGCTTGATTTGTGGCCAAAATCATAGGACGAcagaatgttttcaatttcaaaacatgtcGGCCGAACGAAGATGGGAAACGGTTAGGCGGTTGCGCATTTGCTCAAACTGTTGCAACCAGTCGAATCATGAcgcccaaaattgttttctgccACCACAATGTCGGCAATACGGATGTAGAGCGAGACACCATACCCTACTACATAGAACAACTCCTACTGGCTTAAGACAG GTTGAGAACGTTAATATTCACCACGGTACTGATTTGCCTGGCTTAAGACAGGTTGAGAACGTTAATATTCACCACGGTACTGATTTGCCTGAGTTATATTTTCCAATCATCCCAGTAACGCTTCGTCATAATAATAGGGAGGTCGACACATTCGCGTTCATGGATACGGGTTCATCTGCGAGTTTAATACATCGAGAGCTCAAAGAAGAGTTGCAGGTAAATGGATCTCCACGACCATTTTCGCTAGCTTGGACTAACGGATCAATACAAGATGAGCCGGAAAGTCAAACCATCTCGATCTCGGTTAAGGATCAGGATGGGAGATTTATAAGCCTTGATGGATTAAGGACAGTAGAATCTATGGTGCTGCCAAAACAAACAGTTAACGGAATGGAACTTAGAAGAAAATATCGCCATTTGAGAGGCATCGATTTACAAAGCTATCGTGATGGAGCTCCGAAGCTAATTATCGGATTACCACATGCGCATCTAATATGCGCATTGCAAACCAGAACTGGGCAAGCAGGCGGACCGATAGCAATTCAAACCCACTTGGGATGGGTATTGTTAGGAACAAATTATCTTAATAGCAAGCAACCAAAACTCTTTTCTctaatcgaagcaaaaaatgctaacaagGATATAGCGAGCACGATGAGAAATCACGTCCCAAAGGAAGATTTCGgtgttaaattgaattataagaTACCGCAGCCCAAGGACGAAAAGAGggtggaaatagaaaaaactataaggaaaacagaaactgTTCACGAGATAGGGAAAACGGAAGTCGTCAGTATACCAGAAGAATGTGGTCAGTCTTTGAGGCGACTACAAAGcctggaaagaaaattgacaCGAGATGGAACGTCAGAAAAATTACACCGTAAGGAAACAGACGCATACGGCAAAAAAGATTGCGCGCGTGAAAACGATCGAAGTGAGACAATAAGAGATAAGTTTAGTCCCAAGGCTAATTATGTACCAAACTTTGCTATAGTAAAGTACAACAAACCTATACGTAAACCAAGACTGGTCTTTGACACAGGTACAAGAAGTAAACAGCGTTCTCTCGCTATTTAA